Proteins encoded by one window of Phycisphaerae bacterium:
- a CDS encoding ATP-binding protein translates to MKPEESSNITSVEPLRSETIENIIERKRRDLEAIFDAVPVGLLLVDANLTVVRINDAIRKLVGKDFKDIINKPLSQALNCKNTEIEGNLCGTGEYCKKCPLKLNIQKVFETSQPVRGVEFQSETHFLDKTVKPWFALNIEPVNIGGSNLVVVCLNDITERKLAEEKLAETMEMKQQFISTVSHELRTPLTAIREGINIVLEGVAGRVKKKQKEFLELSKRNVDRLSLLINDVLDFQKLESGRMKFDFAAGNIAETIKEAAHTMTLMAEKAKISLLIEIEQEVSQSVFDHNKVIQVLNNLLSNAIKFTPAGGKVTIKAQQQNDEIIIAVSDTGMGIPKEELSKIFERFYRVKRPGKEIQGTGLGLPIVAQIVTCHGGRIMVDSEPEKGTTFTVFLPKKPPIDSDELDNKKDEIIEKTISQ, encoded by the coding sequence ATGAAACCTGAAGAATCAAGCAATATTACTTCTGTCGAACCGCTTCGCAGCGAAACGATAGAAAACATCATCGAACGCAAGCGCAGGGATCTCGAAGCAATTTTTGACGCTGTCCCCGTAGGCCTTTTACTTGTTGATGCAAATCTAACCGTCGTAAGAATAAATGACGCTATTCGAAAATTGGTCGGAAAAGACTTTAAGGATATAATCAATAAACCCCTCAGCCAGGCACTAAACTGTAAAAATACTGAAATCGAGGGGAATTTATGCGGTACTGGAGAGTACTGCAAAAAATGTCCCTTAAAACTGAATATTCAGAAAGTTTTTGAAACATCACAGCCTGTCAGGGGAGTGGAATTTCAGAGCGAAACTCATTTTCTGGACAAGACCGTAAAACCATGGTTCGCTTTAAATATCGAACCTGTAAACATCGGAGGCAGTAACCTTGTCGTTGTCTGCCTCAATGATATTACCGAAAGAAAACTTGCCGAGGAAAAACTTGCCGAGACGATGGAAATGAAACAGCAGTTTATCTCGACCGTCTCGCACGAATTGCGAACGCCTCTGACCGCGATTAGAGAGGGCATAAACATCGTCCTTGAAGGAGTGGCGGGGAGGGTAAAGAAAAAACAGAAAGAGTTTCTCGAACTTTCAAAAAGAAACGTTGACCGCCTGAGTCTGCTTATTAACGATGTACTGGATTTCCAGAAACTCGAATCTGGCAGAATGAAATTTGATTTCGCCGCTGGCAATATAGCCGAAACAATAAAAGAAGCGGCCCATACGATGACCCTCATGGCGGAAAAAGCCAAAATCAGTCTCTTAATCGAAATTGAACAGGAAGTATCTCAGTCTGTGTTCGACCACAATAAAGTAATTCAGGTGCTCAATAATCTTCTGAGCAATGCGATAAAATTCACGCCGGCAGGGGGGAAAGTTACAATCAAAGCCCAGCAGCAGAATGACGAGATTATTATCGCTGTCTCCGATACTGGTATGGGAATACCTAAAGAGGAACTGTCCAAAATCTTTGAAAGGTTTTACAGGGTTAAAAGGCCGGGCAAGGAAATCCAGGGCACGGGCCTTGGTCTGCCGATTGTAGCGCAGATAGTTACTTGTCACGGCGGAAGAATAATGGTTGACAGCGAGCCTGAAAAAGGAACAACATTCACGGTTTTCCTGCCTAAAAAGCCGCCCATCGATTCTGACGAGCTTGATAATAAGAAAGATGAAATAATAGAAAAAACAATCTCTCAATAG
- a CDS encoding response regulator — protein MLGLFKSKKTANVTILVVDDEPDLVSTIKTRLEWNKFKVETAINGEDGLEKAEAIRPDLILLDGNMPIMSGLQMLERMRQDKALKDIPVIMLTAVCEANDIASAGSLGVTEYITKPFDFAQLLGKISRILDKK, from the coding sequence ATGCTTGGTTTATTTAAATCGAAGAAAACTGCAAACGTCACCATTCTTGTGGTGGATGATGAACCTGACCTTGTCAGTACAATCAAAACCCGTCTTGAATGGAACAAATTCAAAGTGGAAACGGCTATAAACGGCGAGGACGGCCTTGAAAAAGCCGAAGCCATAAGGCCCGACCTGATACTGCTTGACGGCAATATGCCCATAATGTCAGGACTTCAGATGCTCGAGCGGATGCGGCAGGACAAGGCACTGAAAGATATCCCCGTAATAATGTTAACTGCCGTATGCGAAGCGAATGATATCGCCTCGGCAGGCTCACTCGGAGTAACTGAATACATTACAAAACCATTTGACTTTGCGCAATTACTTGGAAAAATTTCGCGGATTCTCGACAAAAAATGA
- a CDS encoding prepilin-type N-terminal cleavage/methylation domain-containing protein gives MNSRKGFTLIELLIVILILGALAAIAIPRITASADNAKIRACQTNIDLMNTQIELYAADHNDVYPATLATITGNTNYFPDGPPKCNAGGTYSMSANHRVSCSIAAHND, from the coding sequence ATGAATTCGAGAAAAGGCTTTACATTGATTGAATTGCTCATCGTGATTCTGATTCTTGGAGCTCTTGCAGCTATTGCAATACCGAGAATCACAGCCAGTGCGGACAACGCCAAGATACGTGCCTGTCAGACAAATATCGATCTGATGAACACGCAGATTGAGTTGTATGCCGCCGACCACAACGACGTCTATCCGGCAACGCTTGCCACAATTACCGGCAACACGAATTATTTTCCTGACGGCCCGCCAAAGTGCAATGCCGGAGGAACTTACTCGATGAGCGCCAACCACAGAGTTAGCTGCAGCATCGCTGCACACAATGATTAG
- a CDS encoding type II secretion system F family protein: MAAYEYTARDEMGHICSGVYEDVSGTGALRNELAKIGYNLLKAKKRKITFNPASIKIKKADVVSFAYKLAGMCTAGLSIIQCLETLEKQTENPSLKFIISDIKKNIEIGSSLTDAFNKYREIFSDFFIGMIEAGESSGKLAESLDISARYLEKQADLRNRLKSAFTYPLIVITMCSVIVTALVLFVVPVFSKIYHQLGVPLPGPTQVLIILSVIMRKFWPILLAVAVSMPFCIKYISKNSYIKTKWDYLKFSMPGFGRLNRMVAASNFIRSFALLIMTGVPIIKALQVAGLVGNNEKIASISRDIQKSIQSGLGFAESLESHNIFPPIIVQLAGSGEQAGQLGQMLNKGVDFLEKDIDRTVNSMLVKLEPALTLGMGVVIGLILMAVYLPMFDYMAQLK; encoded by the coding sequence ATGGCAGCATACGAATATACAGCCCGTGACGAGATGGGGCATATTTGCAGCGGCGTTTATGAGGACGTAAGCGGCACAGGCGCTCTTCGCAATGAACTCGCCAAAATCGGCTACAATCTCCTCAAGGCAAAGAAAAGAAAAATAACATTTAACCCCGCCTCAATCAAAATAAAAAAGGCCGACGTAGTATCCTTTGCGTACAAATTGGCCGGAATGTGCACCGCGGGTCTTTCAATCATACAGTGCCTTGAAACCCTTGAAAAACAGACAGAGAATCCGTCTTTGAAGTTTATTATTTCCGACATAAAAAAGAATATCGAGATTGGCTCATCGCTTACCGATGCGTTTAACAAGTATCGCGAGATTTTCTCCGACTTCTTCATCGGAATGATTGAAGCGGGCGAGTCCAGCGGGAAACTGGCGGAAAGTCTCGATATAAGCGCACGGTATCTCGAAAAACAGGCCGACCTGAGAAACCGGCTGAAAAGCGCATTTACATATCCGCTGATTGTTATAACTATGTGCTCCGTCATAGTAACAGCTCTCGTATTATTTGTCGTTCCTGTCTTTTCAAAAATATATCATCAGCTCGGCGTCCCACTTCCGGGACCTACCCAGGTACTTATTATACTTAGTGTTATTATGAGAAAATTCTGGCCTATTCTTCTTGCAGTCGCAGTTTCTATGCCGTTCTGCATCAAATACATAAGCAAAAATTCTTATATAAAAACCAAATGGGATTATTTAAAATTCTCGATGCCTGGATTCGGCAGGCTCAACAGAATGGTCGCAGCATCTAATTTCATCAGAAGTTTCGCCCTGCTTATAATGACCGGTGTGCCGATAATCAAGGCTCTTCAGGTGGCCGGTCTTGTGGGAAACAATGAAAAAATTGCTTCTATAAGCAGAGATATTCAAAAATCCATCCAGTCAGGTCTCGGTTTTGCCGAATCACTGGAGAGTCATAATATTTTCCCGCCAATAATAGTTCAACTGGCAGGCTCGGGAGAACAGGCAGGCCAACTCGGCCAGATGCTTAATAAGGGCGTTGACTTTCTCGAAAAAGATATTGACCGGACCGTCAACTCTATGCTGGTTAAACTTGAGCCGGCACTTACTCTCGGAATGGGAGTGGTTATCGGACTTATCCTGATGGCCGTTTATCTGCCAATGTTCGATTATATGGCTCAATTGAAATAA
- a CDS encoding PilN domain-containing protein, with the protein MKLNYKTAIGIDICKGFVSTVHLEKKGHKIILTGCSRVATGKGQSCDDNSKSLANAVKKPKSASYLQHFDTGLCFCSSPELLQILNLPDNSPDTAVKFIHEEIRQYAVLPLKDIQIDYCALRGTSSTEQKRVLVGAAQAQPLALMTKELGKNRFDIQSVEPAIVALIRACYNKVIKSAGRKNIMFVLLRDDNMSLCVFSGQKFDFLRTKKFDFDIVNSADNAAAIAEQIESVVQFYEIEKVSDQKDWPVFLTCCSETSKTNEFAGQIKSSLHYENIEISVIDASHTDIICEGPAGTDFSPVAAGAAMKLLDVNDSGININLLPNEISEIRKSRIQLVVIANIAAVILVLVFMYIALLSQKTTKIKNELSQKKESQLNINIPQLIQTRADVNSVTEQITKNIDALDTALKDKKWRNWALVLAEVCTKAPQTVQIKDLRSQDSSKLEIEGMAINYSAINDFVNKLTSCKTISSAQLADAKQNTQYGNGLIDYSIICTLTE; encoded by the coding sequence ATGAAGTTAAATTATAAAACAGCGATTGGAATAGATATATGCAAAGGCTTCGTGAGCACCGTTCATCTCGAGAAAAAAGGCCATAAGATTATTCTTACGGGCTGCAGCCGTGTGGCAACCGGCAAAGGCCAGTCCTGCGATGATAACTCCAAGTCTCTTGCCAATGCCGTAAAGAAACCGAAGTCGGCAAGTTACCTGCAGCATTTCGATACAGGTCTGTGCTTTTGTTCATCACCTGAACTGCTCCAGATTCTCAATCTGCCGGATAATTCGCCGGATACCGCTGTGAAATTTATCCATGAAGAAATAAGGCAGTATGCCGTCCTGCCGCTTAAAGATATCCAGATAGATTACTGCGCCCTGAGGGGCACCAGCAGTACGGAACAGAAACGCGTTCTGGTCGGGGCCGCCCAGGCTCAGCCGCTGGCCTTAATGACAAAAGAGCTTGGGAAAAACCGTTTCGATATTCAATCGGTGGAACCGGCGATAGTTGCGCTTATCAGGGCCTGTTACAATAAAGTTATAAAATCCGCCGGGCGGAAAAATATAATGTTTGTTCTCCTGCGCGATGACAATATGAGCCTGTGCGTTTTCAGCGGGCAGAAGTTCGACTTTCTCCGCACAAAGAAGTTCGACTTTGACATCGTCAATTCAGCAGATAACGCCGCGGCGATTGCCGAGCAGATAGAATCTGTCGTACAGTTTTATGAAATTGAAAAAGTTTCGGACCAGAAAGACTGGCCGGTATTTCTGACCTGCTGCAGCGAAACATCGAAAACAAATGAATTTGCCGGGCAGATTAAAAGCAGTCTGCATTACGAGAATATTGAAATTTCTGTAATTGACGCCAGCCATACTGATATTATCTGTGAAGGCCCGGCCGGTACTGATTTTTCTCCGGTTGCGGCAGGGGCGGCAATGAAACTGCTCGATGTCAATGACTCGGGAATAAATATCAATCTGCTGCCGAATGAAATTTCTGAAATCCGAAAGTCCCGCATCCAGCTGGTCGTCATAGCAAACATCGCCGCTGTGATTTTAGTGCTTGTATTTATGTACATAGCGCTTTTGTCGCAAAAAACCACAAAAATCAAAAATGAGCTTAGTCAGAAAAAGGAGAGCCAGTTAAATATCAATATACCCCAATTGATTCAGACACGGGCCGATGTCAACAGTGTAACCGAGCAAATCACCAAAAATATTGACGCTCTCGATACTGCACTTAAGGACAAGAAGTGGAGAAACTGGGCTCTTGTATTGGCCGAAGTATGCACAAAGGCTCCGCAAACTGTACAGATTAAGGATTTGCGGTCACAGGATTCATCGAAATTAGAGATTGAGGGCATGGCTATAAATTACAGTGCCATTAATGATTTCGTAAATAAACTGACTTCATGCAAAACTATAAGTTCCGCTCAGCTTGCGGACGCAAAACAGAATACGCAGTACGGCAATGGTTTAATTGATTATTCGATAATTTGTACTCTTACGGAATAA
- a CDS encoding prepilin-type N-terminal cleavage/methylation domain-containing protein encodes MYKITKKLRINIFKRQSRKGLTLPEVIVASALLLIALVPILKALTQVNMNAVTIERKTQSLCLAKTKLNQIQAQSIYNFDSVISQSNEVLSGSYLCNTTSQAVPGNSNLKSITIAVGMDRNSSGTLNGTEIEITLQTQIARRQ; translated from the coding sequence ATGTACAAAATAACAAAAAAACTTCGGATAAACATATTCAAACGACAGAGCCGAAAGGGCCTGACACTGCCGGAAGTCATAGTCGCTTCAGCCCTGCTGCTTATCGCCCTTGTCCCAATATTAAAGGCCCTTACGCAGGTAAATATGAACGCGGTAACCATCGAAAGAAAAACACAAAGTCTCTGCCTGGCCAAAACAAAACTAAACCAGATACAGGCACAATCCATTTATAACTTTGACAGTGTTATCTCTCAAAGCAATGAAGTTCTAAGCGGTTCATATCTTTGCAATACCACAAGCCAGGCAGTGCCCGGCAACAGTAATCTCAAGTCTATTACAATCGCCGTCGGTATGGACCGAAATTCGAGCGGCACCCTTAACGGCACTGAGATTGAAATTACACTTCAGACACAAATCGCCCGCCGACAGTAA
- a CDS encoding secretin N-terminal domain-containing protein, with amino-acid sequence MLTIHKNSRLALAAIILLSATAMAYAADAPEIDINAITQTNPFAQFTQRQNAPAATAVAVEKPDLFVETATLKFFDAKSIKSSISSMSGDFGNIEPDSKSNALIICDTKENVEKILEQIRKIDRKPEQVMIEVVLLDVKLNDKMEVGVNWDMLTDDLANTATFRQNLGFSPRLQSTVGSIEGTDTTAATDNIGNATAWNTTGTGSDFWLINGDVRNVIHVLQEKTNVEIIASPRVMVVSGQTASIEAVEEIPYEQQSDTSNGGQLTSVQFKNVGVTLNVGATLTDDRFILLNVKAEQKVSTGVSGVSGVPIVDARIVQSALLLEDSQILVIGGLRRKETQKQTNQLPFLGDLPIVGLAFKATNNVENSSELLIILSPHIYTKNDKLTNDQMLKYKEITQKPLLTIPEVEENKKKAEAEKAKKAKAAKKIKKQSK; translated from the coding sequence ATGTTGACAATACACAAAAATAGCAGATTAGCGTTAGCGGCGATAATCCTTTTAAGCGCTACAGCAATGGCCTATGCCGCTGATGCGCCGGAAATCGACATTAACGCGATAACTCAAACTAATCCTTTTGCCCAGTTTACACAAAGGCAGAATGCTCCCGCTGCAACGGCTGTTGCAGTCGAAAAGCCCGACCTGTTTGTCGAGACCGCAACGTTGAAATTCTTCGACGCAAAGAGCATAAAGTCCTCGATTTCGAGTATGTCGGGCGATTTCGGCAATATAGAGCCGGACAGCAAAAGCAATGCGCTGATAATCTGCGATACGAAGGAAAATGTTGAAAAAATCCTTGAGCAGATTAGAAAAATCGACCGTAAGCCTGAGCAGGTTATGATTGAGGTTGTCCTTCTCGATGTAAAACTCAATGACAAAATGGAAGTCGGCGTCAACTGGGATATGCTTACCGATGACCTCGCAAATACAGCGACTTTTAGGCAAAATCTTGGGTTCTCACCTCGTCTGCAAAGTACAGTTGGCTCCATTGAAGGTACAGATACCACTGCCGCTACAGATAATATTGGTAACGCTACTGCATGGAACACCACCGGAACAGGCTCTGATTTCTGGCTTATTAACGGCGATGTCAGAAATGTAATTCATGTGCTGCAGGAGAAAACCAACGTTGAAATTATCGCCAGCCCGCGGGTAATGGTTGTCAGCGGTCAAACAGCTTCTATCGAAGCGGTCGAAGAAATACCTTATGAACAGCAGTCCGATACGAGCAATGGCGGACAGTTGACCAGCGTTCAATTCAAGAATGTCGGCGTAACGCTTAATGTCGGAGCAACACTGACAGACGACAGATTTATTCTGCTGAATGTCAAAGCCGAACAGAAGGTCAGCACAGGCGTAAGCGGAGTCAGCGGCGTACCGATTGTCGATGCAAGAATAGTGCAAAGTGCACTTTTGCTCGAAGACAGCCAGATACTCGTAATAGGCGGTCTGCGGCGTAAAGAGACCCAAAAACAGACAAATCAACTTCCTTTCCTCGGAGATTTGCCGATAGTAGGCTTGGCCTTCAAGGCGACAAATAACGTCGAAAACAGTTCGGAATTGCTGATAATTCTGTCGCCTCATATATATACTAAAAACGACAAATTAACAAACGACCAAATGCTGAAGTATAAAGAAATTACACAAAAACCTCTCCTGACAATTCCGGAAGTTGAGGAAAATAAGAAAAAAGCCGAAGCCGAAAAAGCAAAAAAAGC
- a CDS encoding GspE/PulE family protein gives MQKLQTDNALFDEIIRLGIADEKRLGELYEQCEKNGKNIITFLKENNLATDEQLGRLVAHVQKIEFINLSPDMVEPIAAHMIPYELSNEHNLIGIRMEADKLYVAMGSPMDLAVRDQIEMRTGSRVIPQAAAPNAIKAAIRYHFNVQNVTKQTIASMRLKKTSEQEKPSAAAILEQLQESQDPVSGLVASIISGAIDSRASDIHIEPQEKDMVVRYRIDGVLRKELSIPSSAQAEILSHIKILANMDIAEKRLPQDGHITTVHQDTEYDLRVSSLPSVIAEKIVIRILNKSGSKWNLDNIAPDSLDNQSIRKLVDNPYGMILLTGPTGSGKTTTLYSLLQLLNTGKNNIVTVEDPVEYRLAGITQVQTNPRAGLTFASALRSILRQDPDVILIGEIRDYETAEIAVSAAMTGHLVLSTLHTNDAAGAISRLVNLGIPPFMLASSLLGTVAQRLMRTSCIACKQSYTPEPQIKKMLFADEPEDMVLHRSDGCDNCSKTGYLGRKAIYEILHITKTIQDMIVAGKSDTEIKRQAISEGMRTLRKSGIQQVLSGSTTLEELYRVVDMQVD, from the coding sequence ATGCAAAAACTGCAAACCGACAATGCGTTGTTCGATGAAATTATCCGGCTCGGTATCGCTGACGAAAAAAGACTGGGTGAACTATATGAGCAGTGCGAAAAAAACGGCAAAAACATCATAACGTTTCTGAAGGAAAACAACCTCGCTACCGATGAGCAGCTCGGCAGGCTTGTCGCACATGTACAGAAAATAGAATTTATAAATCTCTCGCCTGATATGGTTGAGCCGATTGCGGCACATATGATTCCGTATGAACTGTCGAACGAGCATAATCTCATCGGTATTCGTATGGAAGCGGACAAGCTTTATGTGGCGATGGGTTCGCCTATGGACCTTGCCGTTCGCGACCAGATAGAAATGCGAACCGGCAGCAGGGTCATACCGCAGGCGGCGGCGCCGAATGCCATAAAGGCGGCAATTCGTTATCATTTCAACGTCCAGAATGTAACCAAGCAGACTATCGCATCGATGAGACTCAAGAAGACTTCCGAACAGGAAAAACCTTCGGCAGCGGCAATTCTGGAACAGCTTCAGGAAAGCCAGGACCCCGTCAGCGGGCTTGTAGCTTCAATTATTTCCGGCGCGATAGATTCGCGTGCAAGCGATATTCATATCGAGCCGCAGGAAAAAGATATGGTCGTCAGGTACAGAATCGACGGTGTTTTGCGAAAGGAACTCAGCATACCATCCTCGGCCCAGGCGGAAATACTCAGTCATATCAAAATTCTTGCGAATATGGATATAGCTGAAAAACGTCTGCCGCAGGACGGACATATCACAACAGTTCATCAGGACACAGAATACGACCTGCGAGTTTCTTCGCTACCTTCCGTTATCGCCGAAAAAATCGTTATAAGAATTCTCAATAAAAGCGGCAGTAAATGGAACCTCGACAATATCGCACCCGATTCTCTCGATAATCAGAGCATCAGAAAACTTGTAGATAATCCTTACGGAATGATTCTTCTTACCGGCCCTACCGGAAGCGGCAAGACCACAACTCTTTATTCTCTTTTGCAGCTTCTGAACACCGGTAAAAATAATATTGTAACCGTCGAAGACCCTGTGGAATACAGGCTTGCGGGCATTACACAGGTACAAACTAATCCCCGAGCCGGCCTTACGTTCGCATCGGCACTGAGGAGTATTTTAAGGCAGGACCCGGATGTTATCCTGATTGGCGAAATAAGAGACTATGAGACGGCGGAAATCGCCGTAAGCGCCGCAATGACCGGCCACCTGGTGCTTTCGACGCTTCATACTAATGACGCGGCCGGCGCAATATCGCGTCTGGTCAATCTCGGCATACCGCCTTTTATGCTCGCTTCGTCTCTTCTGGGCACAGTGGCTCAAAGACTTATGAGAACATCCTGTATCGCCTGTAAACAATCTTATACGCCAGAACCGCAGATAAAAAAAATGCTTTTTGCCGATGAGCCTGAAGATATGGTTCTTCACCGCAGCGACGGCTGTGACAATTGCTCCAAAACCGGTTACCTCGGAAGAAAGGCGATATACGAAATTCTTCATATTACAAAAACTATTCAGGATATGATAGTCGCCGGCAAAAGCGATACTGAAATAAAGCGGCAGGCGATAAGCGAAGGAATGAGAACCCTGAGAAAAAGCGGAATTCAGCAGGTGCTTTCCGGCTCGACAACGCTCGAAGAATTATACCGTGTAGTTGATATGCAGGTGGACTAA
- a CDS encoding LamG-like jellyroll fold domain-containing protein, whose product MCRKKHNKAFSLVELMVAMAIMVLIFAAIVPQFRAIRNSWATTEESSTIIQNAGVLAEHINRNLATAKQIVSVSSSSIASGFIVFKDNLGATKKYMVSSGYVVFGDAGSEQQLAGPVSKFKISSYSINPSVALTTDANTIRLVKVETDFVNSSTGANKTFITSVYLPTNASTHCGLAGYWKFDETSGITAVDSSGNGNNGTLISMSSPSCWITGQIGGGLNYDGWNDYVNCGNGASLDITGDITIALWLYANNFNWDPDLITRGSYFTSYSIWATSSGYIRFSLDNDRLTSNTALSTGTWHHIAVTRGGNQRKIYINGQQDTSDTYGSPIGSTFGALNISTNSYPFNGIMDDVRIYDRALSAAEVAQLANTLRYMGSHTENTSNAMALSIGIPAGTSAGDLLIAAVARSGNAAILTPAGWTLIDQGNSSSGQVTLGVWRKIAGASEPALTFNLSGNQPAYGWMMRFTGHDAANPINGTPVAYNQTSVTPQSPAVTTTVNNCIILRLGAFDSGDITVGDPGLHSPVNHTAITMGKAGNVIFEDGFESNFFNKWTDGGTTDWDRMTDQAHSGSYSARGRKNDDYLRSDNIDTSTYNSFTVEFWYRDHRLDPGDNVYLQFYNGSTYNNIDNLGDDTSPEDTWYKYQTTITNVQYRKVNFRINFDSSHISNGSEYLWIDDVTISAGGVSGGAGYVKQSTAGSSGTSNFSLGSSAEARMLTIAIAPDSSGSGDCSGGQISP is encoded by the coding sequence ATGTGCAGAAAAAAACACAATAAAGCATTCAGTCTGGTCGAGCTGATGGTAGCCATGGCCATAATGGTGCTTATCTTCGCGGCGATAGTGCCGCAATTTCGTGCCATACGAAACAGTTGGGCAACCACTGAAGAATCTTCCACTATCATTCAGAACGCAGGAGTTCTTGCCGAGCACATAAACAGAAATCTTGCAACGGCAAAACAAATCGTTAGTGTCAGTTCAAGCAGCATCGCCAGCGGCTTTATCGTTTTCAAAGACAATCTCGGCGCCACAAAAAAATATATGGTCAGCAGCGGTTACGTTGTTTTCGGAGACGCCGGCAGTGAACAACAGCTCGCAGGCCCTGTGAGCAAATTCAAGATAAGCAGCTATTCGATTAATCCTTCTGTTGCGCTGACAACCGACGCCAACACAATCAGACTTGTAAAAGTGGAAACAGATTTCGTAAACAGTTCCACAGGAGCCAACAAGACCTTCATCACATCCGTCTATCTGCCGACAAACGCCTCTACCCATTGCGGACTGGCGGGGTATTGGAAATTTGACGAGACCAGCGGAATAACCGCAGTGGATTCATCAGGCAACGGCAATAACGGAACGCTGATTAGTATGAGTTCGCCGAGCTGCTGGATAACAGGACAAATCGGCGGAGGACTTAATTACGACGGATGGAACGATTATGTTAATTGCGGAAACGGCGCAAGCCTTGATATTACAGGCGATATTACTATCGCTCTTTGGCTTTACGCAAACAACTTTAACTGGGACCCGGACCTCATCACAAGAGGTTCTTATTTTACATCATACTCTATATGGGCGACTTCTTCGGGGTACATAAGATTTTCGCTCGATAACGACCGTTTAACTTCCAACACCGCGCTTTCAACAGGGACATGGCATCATATCGCAGTTACAAGAGGCGGAAACCAAAGAAAAATTTACATAAACGGACAACAGGATACCTCGGATACTTATGGAAGCCCCATAGGTTCAACATTCGGAGCTTTGAATATCAGCACCAATAGTTATCCCTTCAACGGCATAATGGATGATGTTCGCATCTACGACCGTGCGCTCAGCGCCGCTGAAGTCGCACAACTGGCTAACACCCTCAGATATATGGGGTCGCATACTGAGAATACATCCAATGCGATGGCTCTTTCAATTGGAATTCCGGCCGGCACAAGTGCCGGAGATTTGCTTATTGCCGCTGTCGCCAGGAGCGGAAACGCCGCCATTTTAACACCTGCGGGCTGGACACTTATCGACCAGGGCAATTCGAGCAGCGGTCAGGTAACACTTGGCGTCTGGCGAAAAATTGCAGGCGCATCGGAGCCGGCTCTTACTTTCAACTTGTCGGGAAATCAACCGGCTTACGGCTGGATGATGCGGTTTACCGGGCATGATGCTGCTAATCCGATTAATGGTACACCAGTGGCCTATAACCAAACCAGCGTAACACCTCAAAGTCCTGCGGTAACTACCACGGTTAATAATTGTATAATTCTTCGCCTCGGAGCATTTGACAGCGGCGACATTACAGTAGGCGACCCCGGACTTCACAGCCCTGTCAACCACACCGCGATTACGATGGGCAAAGCAGGAAACGTAATATTTGAAGACGGATTCGAGAGCAATTTTTTTAACAAGTGGACTGACGGTGGAACCACAGACTGGGACAGGATGACAGACCAGGCACATTCCGGGAGTTACTCGGCTCGCGGCCGTAAAAATGATGATTACCTGAGATCGGATAATATAGATACAAGCACTTATAACTCTTTCACGGTTGAGTTCTGGTATAGAGACCACCGCCTCGACCCCGGTGACAATGTTTATCTTCAGTTTTATAACGGCAGTACATACAATAATATAGACAACTTAGGTGATGATACATCGCCTGAGGATACCTGGTACAAATATCAAACTACCATTACTAATGTACAATACCGCAAGGTCAACTTTCGTATCAATTTTGATAGTTCCCACATCAGTAACGGCAGTGAATATCTCTGGATAGATGATGTAACGATAAGTGCCGGCGGAGTTTCCGGCGGAGCAGGATATGTAAAACAATCAACGGCAGGAAGCAGCGGAACTTCGAACTTCTCGCTCGGCTCATCGGCCGAGGCAAGAATGCTTACGATAGCGATAGCCCCTGACAGTTCCGGTTCCGGCGATTGTTCGGGAGGCCAGATAAGCCCTTAG